Below is a window of Aggregicoccus sp. 17bor-14 DNA.
ACCGCGCCGGCCGAGGTGGACGCGATGCTTGCCCTCATCCGCGCGCTGTACCGCGTCGAGCAGGAGGCGAAGGAGGCCGGCGTCAGCGGCACGCCCGTGCACCTGCAGATGCGCCTGCACCAGAGCGCCGCGGTGCTGCGCGACATCGACGCGTGGCTTGCCCGCGAGGCGCCGCTGCACCCGCCCAAGAGTCCCCTGGGCGAGGCCATCCGCTACACGCGCGGCCAGTGGAGGGCGCTTTGCCGCTTCCTCGAGCGCGCGGACTTGCCCCTCGACAACAACGAGTCCGAGCGCGCGCTGCGGCCCGCGGCCCTCGGGCGCAAGAACTACCTCTTCTTCGGCAACGACGAAGCTGGAGAGCACCTCGCCGACCTCTACGCCCTGGTGGCCACCTGCGAGGCGAACGGCGTGGACCCCCAGCGCTACCTCACCGACGTGCTGGTGCGCATCGGCACCACGCGCGCCTCGCGAATCGACTCGCTGCTGCCGCACCGCTGGTCGCCGAACACCTCGTAACTCGCGCCAAGCCCCCACCCGACTCCAAATCTCACGCATCTGGCCGAGCTGCTGCTCAGGTCGCGGCAGAGGAATGCGCGAAGGTCACGTCAGAGATCGGGCGGTTACCGAGAAGCTGCTCGACGAGTTGGGGGCACGCGGCCGCATCGACTGGAAGCGCGCAGCGTTCGACTCGGGCAGCGTCCGGGCGAAAAAGGGGGGCCCGAAACCGGGAAGAATCCCACCGACAGAGGGAAGAAGGGCTCCAAGCACCACGTCGTGACGGACCGCAAGGGCAGCCCGCTGGCCGTGCTCCTGTCGGCCGCCAACGTGCACGACATGAAGCGGGCGCTGCCTCTGCTCGACGCGATCTCGCCCGTCCATACCGGGCGCCGCGGGCGGCCGCGCAGGCGCCCCACGAAGGCGCACGGCGACAAGGGCTACGACTTTCCCATCATCCGCCGCGAGCTGCGCAGGCGCCGCATCATCCCGCGCATCGCCCGGCGCGGAGTCGAGTCCAGCCAGAAGCTGGGACGCCACCGCTGGGTGGTGGAGCGCACCCTCTCCTGGCTTCACAACCTCAAGCGCCTGCGCATCCGCGAGGAGCGCCGCGCCGACATCCACCTCTCGCTGATGCACCTTGGTTGCAGCCTCATCCTGCTGAGGCGGCTTACCAGGCATTATTGAAAGGAGTTCTAAGCCGCTGGGATCCACGGAGGGCCTGCGCACGCTCCTTCGCGGCGTGGCGGGCCCTTCGCGCTTCGTCCGGCGGCCTCCACCCAGGTGGGCGCCTAGAAGCGTGCAGCCTGCCAACCTTGTTCCGCGTGACCAGAATCCGCCGCACCGAGTATTTCGACGTCTGGGCCGGAGAGATGCCCTCCGCCGCTGAGTGCTGCGCACGGCGCGCACACCTGCGCGCCATGGGATGGCGGATCGTGGACGTTTCCGAGAGCTGGCCAGCATTCGAAAGCTGCGGCGCAAGAACACCACTCAAGACGAACATCGGCATCTACCTCAATCACGTCTTCGACTTCATCGAACTCGGTGACGTGCTCTGGGTTGGTGACCTCCTCACCGTGTGCCAGACACAGAAGTGCGCATGAGCGCGCCCTCTGTGAACGCGATCTACATCCGCACCTCAACGGCGGACCAAGATGGCGCCGCTCAGATTCACGCTCTGCGGCGGGCTTCTAAGGCTCGTGGATGGACGGCTCCGCGCGAATTCATCGACCTCGGGCACTCTGGGGCGAAGGCCAGCCGCCCGGCCCTCGATGCCCTCAAGCGGGCGGCACGCGCTGGGGAGGTGCGTCAGGTGATGGTCTTCGGGCTCGACCGGCTCGGACGCAGCCTGAGGGACCTACTCGTGCTCCTCGACGAGCTGGCGGCAGTCGGCTGCGCCGTCTCAGCCTGCGCGAGAGCATCGACCTCACC
It encodes the following:
- a CDS encoding recombinase family protein, giving the protein MSAPSVNAIYIRTSTADQDGAAQIHALRRASKARGWTAPREFIDLGHSGAKASRPALDALKRAARAGEVRQVMVFGLDRLGRSLRDLLVLLDELAAVGCAVSACARASTSPRPRPAAGPHDCSPRGVRARADS